From Aurantimicrobium sp. INA4, one genomic window encodes:
- the rpsN gene encoding 30S ribosomal protein S14: MAKKSKIARNEQRKVVVERYAAKRLELKKALVDPNGTPESREAARLGLQKLPRNASPIRVRSRDAIDGRPRGVLTKFGISRVRFREMAHRGELPGITKSSW, from the coding sequence ATGGCTAAGAAAAGCAAGATTGCTCGTAACGAGCAGCGCAAGGTAGTAGTAGAGCGTTACGCTGCAAAGCGTCTCGAACTCAAGAAGGCTCTGGTTGACCCCAACGGTACCCCTGAGTCTCGCGAAGCAGCTCGTCTCGGACTGCAGAAGCTTCCTCGTAACGCTTCTCCCATCCGTGTTCGCAGCCGTGACGCCATCGATGGCCGTCCCCGTGGTGTTCTCACCAAGTTCGGTATCTCTCGTGTGCGTTTCCGCGAAATGGCTCACCGTGGCGAACTGCCCGGTATCACCAAGTCAAGCTGGTAA
- a CDS encoding HU family DNA-binding protein encodes MALNKSEVVAAVAAHTNLSQANVNGVIDALFAVVSAEVAKGGKVTIPGFISFERTNRAARTGRNPQTGATIQIAASKSVKVSAGSKLKAAVK; translated from the coding sequence ATGGCTCTCAACAAGTCTGAGGTTGTCGCAGCAGTTGCCGCTCACACCAACCTTTCACAGGCAAACGTCAACGGCGTTATCGACGCTCTCTTCGCAGTTGTTTCTGCTGAAGTTGCTAAGGGTGGAAAGGTAACCATCCCTGGCTTCATCTCCTTCGAGCGCACCAACCGTGCAGCTCGCACCGGTCGTAACCCTCAGACCGGCGCAACCATCCAGATCGCAGCTTCCAAGTCTGTCAAGGTCTCGGCTGGTAGCAAGCTCAAGGCTGCTGTCAAGTAG
- a CDS encoding cytochrome c oxidase assembly protein, with product MSRLFKIAAPALALLVAFIALLIALSVGGGSRTQALGDPGDVVRIGLPIAKLAVNLSAATLIGSLALALWAFASRERAYFRSIDIAAAAALVLTLASAATAFLTFLNVSAMPFSLDDKFGNQLGFFLTEIALGQAWLITTIVAAFVAVLCIAVTNQTALFFVGLAAVGTLVPMALQGHAAGVSGHAMAITSIGLHLVFVSVWLGGVVTLVLLRGIIEPERLQVIVARFSTLAIIAFIVVAVSGVANAMLRVGTLDNLFGTAYGQLVLAKVAAMTALGVFGFWQRGFLVKRMTGAAVQKMFWWFIAIELVVMGIASGIAAGLARTPTPVDQVLNPNPTPAEILTGEPLPPEFTFVRLFTEWRLDLIWMLVCGFGIFFYLVGVYRLHKRGDKWPWYRAVLWVSGLFLLFYITSGGINAYEMYLFSAHMGAHMALGMMVPILLVPGAPVTLAMRAIDKRQDDSRGGREWILKAVHSGYANVISHPIFATVNFVGSLWLFYYTPIFRWATSDHIGHEWMIVHFLLAGYLFVQSLIGIDPVKTRFPYPFRLIQLLAAMTVHAFFGLGVMSSENLLLADWYGAMGRTWGSTPLEDQQAGGAIAWSVGEIPNMILSLIIGYQWFRSDAREAKRKDRQAERTDDAELKAYNEMLARQAQRDAQQS from the coding sequence GTGTCTAGATTGTTCAAGATTGCTGCACCAGCACTCGCGCTGCTGGTTGCCTTCATTGCACTCTTGATCGCACTTTCTGTTGGCGGAGGTTCGCGCACACAAGCCCTGGGGGACCCCGGTGATGTTGTTCGAATCGGGCTGCCGATTGCCAAGCTTGCCGTCAACCTGTCTGCGGCAACACTCATTGGTTCACTAGCCCTCGCGCTGTGGGCTTTCGCCTCGCGGGAACGGGCCTACTTTCGCAGCATTGATATCGCCGCTGCTGCAGCGTTAGTTTTGACGCTGGCCTCAGCTGCGACAGCATTCCTAACGTTCCTCAACGTTAGCGCGATGCCCTTCTCACTCGATGACAAGTTCGGTAATCAACTCGGGTTCTTCCTCACCGAAATTGCCTTAGGCCAAGCCTGGTTGATCACGACTATCGTGGCGGCGTTCGTTGCGGTGTTGTGTATCGCGGTGACAAACCAGACCGCACTGTTCTTTGTCGGACTGGCAGCGGTGGGAACCTTGGTTCCCATGGCACTGCAAGGTCACGCAGCTGGTGTCTCAGGCCATGCGATGGCGATTACGTCAATAGGTCTCCACCTCGTCTTTGTTTCTGTCTGGCTCGGTGGTGTGGTCACGCTTGTGTTGCTGCGCGGAATCATTGAGCCCGAGCGACTTCAGGTCATCGTTGCCCGCTTCTCCACGCTGGCCATCATTGCCTTTATCGTGGTAGCTGTTTCTGGTGTGGCCAACGCAATGCTGCGCGTGGGAACACTCGACAACCTTTTTGGAACCGCATATGGACAGCTCGTCCTTGCCAAAGTTGCCGCCATGACTGCCTTGGGAGTTTTTGGTTTCTGGCAGCGCGGTTTCTTGGTCAAGCGCATGACCGGGGCCGCTGTTCAAAAAATGTTCTGGTGGTTTATTGCCATCGAACTAGTTGTCATGGGTATAGCCTCTGGAATAGCAGCCGGGTTGGCACGAACTCCCACACCAGTTGATCAGGTTTTGAACCCCAATCCCACACCAGCCGAGATTCTGACGGGTGAACCTCTTCCTCCGGAGTTCACCTTTGTGCGCCTCTTCACCGAATGGCGCCTAGATCTGATATGGATGCTGGTGTGTGGATTCGGCATCTTCTTCTATCTGGTTGGGGTCTACCGCCTGCACAAACGAGGCGACAAGTGGCCTTGGTATCGCGCAGTGTTATGGGTTTCAGGTCTTTTCCTGCTGTTCTACATCACTAGTGGTGGCATCAACGCCTACGAGATGTATCTCTTCTCAGCTCACATGGGTGCACACATGGCATTGGGAATGATGGTTCCCATCTTGCTGGTTCCAGGTGCTCCGGTCACACTGGCTATGCGTGCCATTGACAAACGTCAGGACGATTCCCGAGGCGGCCGTGAGTGGATTCTCAAAGCAGTGCACTCCGGTTATGCCAATGTAATCTCCCACCCGATATTTGCCACCGTGAACTTTGTTGGTTCGTTGTGGCTGTTCTACTACACCCCCATCTTCCGTTGGGCAACTAGTGACCACATCGGCCACGAGTGGATGATTGTTCACTTCTTGCTAGCTGGATATTTGTTCGTGCAGTCCCTGATCGGTATTGATCCGGTCAAAACGCGATTCCCCTATCCCTTCCGACTGATTCAGCTTCTTGCTGCCATGACGGTGCATGCCTTCTTTGGGCTGGGCGTCATGTCGAGCGAGAACTTGCTCTTAGCCGATTGGTATGGAGCTATGGGCCGAACTTGGGGCTCAACACCGCTCGAAGACCAGCAAGCCGGTGGCGCGATTGCGTGGAGCGTCGGTGAAATTCCAAACATGATCCTTTCGCTCATTATCGGCTACCAATGGTTCCGTTCAGATGCCAGAGAAGCTAAGCGGAAAGACCGTCAAGCAGAGCGCACCGACGATGCAGAACTCAAGGCATATAACGAGATGCTCGCCCGCCAAGCACAACGGGATGCGCAGCAGAGCTAG
- a CDS encoding DEAD/DEAH box helicase encodes MNTVSLSPQQQEVFKLIEETREHVFITGRAGTGKSTLLNHLAYTTEKTIAVCAPTGVAALNVGGQTIHSLFRLPTGLIGSLDLNHGPDQRKILNAIDTLVIDEVSMVNADIMDAIDRALREARHRKKESFGGVQVIMFGDPYQLSPVPPRTPEEKEYLQARYASNWFFDAAVWQDTPLRIIELTEIHRQRDDAFKEMLNAVRHGTVTPSLGAALNAAGNRPVPEGEDIIILATTNARVNAINAEQLAKLPGKKKVAAADISGDFAANAFPADEDLELKLGAQVMFLQNDSEGRWVNGTVGTVTKITDTVFVSVAGVEHEVHPVTWERYKYSYKSSTDELSRDVVAEFTQFPLRLAWAVTIHKAQGQTYDRALIDMGSRAFAPGQTYVALSRITSLEGLYLSRPLRPSDVIVDPDVERFMGRVESLGQPLEG; translated from the coding sequence GTGAACACCGTCTCCCTGTCGCCGCAACAGCAGGAGGTGTTTAAGCTCATCGAGGAAACTCGAGAGCACGTGTTCATCACGGGCCGTGCAGGAACAGGCAAGTCCACTCTGCTGAATCATTTGGCATACACAACAGAGAAAACTATTGCGGTGTGTGCTCCCACAGGAGTGGCCGCTTTGAATGTCGGCGGCCAAACAATTCACTCCCTCTTTCGCCTGCCCACTGGATTGATTGGTTCTTTGGATCTGAACCACGGTCCTGACCAGCGCAAGATTTTGAACGCCATCGACACTCTTGTGATCGATGAGGTATCGATGGTCAACGCCGACATCATGGACGCGATAGATCGTGCACTGCGTGAGGCGCGTCACCGTAAAAAGGAGAGCTTCGGTGGCGTGCAGGTCATCATGTTTGGTGACCCTTATCAACTCTCACCTGTTCCACCGCGCACCCCCGAAGAGAAGGAATACCTTCAAGCCCGATATGCCTCGAACTGGTTCTTTGACGCTGCGGTCTGGCAAGACACCCCGCTGCGCATTATTGAACTCACCGAGATTCACCGCCAACGTGACGATGCGTTCAAAGAAATGTTGAACGCTGTTCGTCACGGAACGGTGACACCCTCTTTAGGCGCTGCGCTCAATGCCGCAGGAAACAGACCTGTTCCAGAGGGCGAAGACATCATTATCTTGGCCACCACCAATGCCCGCGTGAATGCCATCAACGCAGAACAGTTAGCCAAACTGCCAGGGAAAAAGAAAGTTGCTGCTGCAGACATCAGTGGTGATTTTGCTGCGAACGCATTCCCCGCCGATGAGGATTTGGAACTCAAGCTCGGTGCTCAAGTGATGTTCTTGCAAAACGACAGTGAGGGCCGCTGGGTCAATGGCACAGTCGGCACTGTCACCAAAATCACGGACACTGTTTTTGTCTCCGTTGCCGGCGTTGAACATGAGGTTCATCCCGTGACCTGGGAGCGATATAAGTACTCCTACAAGTCAAGCACCGATGAGCTCAGCCGTGATGTGGTTGCAGAGTTCACTCAGTTCCCGTTGCGGCTCGCTTGGGCGGTCACGATCCACAAAGCGCAGGGTCAAACCTATGACCGAGCACTGATTGATATGGGTTCTCGGGCTTTTGCACCTGGACAAACCTATGTTGCTCTCAGTCGAATCACCTCCCTTGAGGGTCTTTATCTCTCGCGGCCTTTGCGCCCTTCTGATGTCATTGTTGATCCTGATGTTGAACGGTTTATGGGACGGGTCGAGTCTCTCGGCCAGCCCCTCGAGGGATAG